One Streptomyces coeruleorubidus DNA segment encodes these proteins:
- a CDS encoding branched-chain amino acid ABC transporter permease: MDFSAIVSDALRSGIGPIAAVYALAAMGLNLHFGYTGLLNFGQVGFMLVGGYGLAITVSTYDGPMWLGVLGGIACAIVLALLLGLPTLRLRADYLAITTIAAGETLRLFYRSSWAEPVTGGVFGLQRFANDFYALSPIDPGTYGVWLVRFSSRDLWVMIVGWALVLVVGGLLALLIHSPWGRVIRSIREDEVAARSLGKNVYAYKMQSLVLGGVIGAVAGMVQAIQVQSVNPDNYDPGVTFFLYTLLVLGGAGRILGPVVGAILFWFVLSFLDSALRQAIDAEYISPDLISTSEVGAVRFALVGVALILLVAFRPQGILGSRKEMLLSGR; this comes from the coding sequence ATGGACTTCTCGGCCATCGTCTCCGACGCCCTGCGCTCGGGAATCGGCCCCATCGCCGCCGTCTACGCGCTCGCCGCGATGGGACTGAACCTGCACTTCGGTTACACGGGGCTGCTCAACTTCGGCCAGGTCGGATTCATGCTGGTCGGCGGCTACGGACTCGCCATCACGGTGTCGACGTACGACGGCCCGATGTGGCTCGGCGTCCTGGGCGGAATCGCCTGCGCGATCGTGCTGGCACTGCTCCTCGGCCTGCCCACCCTGCGCCTGCGCGCCGACTACCTCGCCATCACCACGATCGCGGCGGGGGAGACGCTACGGCTGTTCTACCGCTCCAGCTGGGCCGAGCCGGTCACCGGTGGGGTGTTCGGGCTGCAGAGGTTCGCGAACGACTTCTACGCGCTCAGCCCCATCGACCCCGGCACCTACGGTGTGTGGCTCGTGAGGTTCAGCTCCCGCGACCTCTGGGTGATGATCGTCGGTTGGGCGCTGGTGCTCGTGGTCGGGGGTCTGCTGGCCCTGCTGATCCACAGCCCCTGGGGCCGTGTCATCCGGTCGATCCGTGAGGACGAGGTCGCCGCGCGCAGCCTCGGCAAGAACGTCTACGCGTACAAGATGCAGAGCCTCGTGCTCGGCGGCGTCATCGGGGCGGTCGCGGGCATGGTGCAGGCGATCCAGGTGCAGTCCGTGAACCCGGACAACTACGATCCGGGCGTCACGTTCTTCCTGTACACGCTGCTCGTCCTCGGAGGCGCCGGGCGCATCCTCGGGCCGGTCGTCGGCGCGATCCTGTTCTGGTTCGTCCTCAGCTTCCTCGACAGCGCGCTCCGCCAGGCCATCGACGCCGAGTACATCTCTCCGGACCTCATCAGCACCTCGGAGGTCGGCGCGGTGCGCTTCGCCCTGGTCGGAGTCGCCCTGATCCTGCTGGTCGCGTTCCGGCCGCAGGGCATCCTCGGCAGCCGGAAGGAGATGCTGCTCAGTGGCCGCTGA
- a CDS encoding branched-chain amino acid ABC transporter permease gives MRYQRMLVPALALVLVVVPALSARAQGEEVPRGPTFAARALQALIDGIQFGVIIAITSVGLSLIFGTIHLINFAHGEFVTIGATFAFFLNVSAAGPGWHLIPAALAAVVFGALLGGAVDRGIWRPLRARGTGLINMFIVTIGLSLLLRHVVLVLYGTRPASYAQYDIQSTIDLGPAGITPRDLTVTLLAVLVLLGVAALLQKTRIGTAVRAVSANRDLAEASGIDVQRVVLFVWMLGGGLAALGGVFFGLVEIVTWDMGFKLLLLMFAGIILGGLGSAYGAMVGSLVIGVVAQMSTLWFPVDLQYAWALLVLILVLLVRPQGILGRAERVG, from the coding sequence GTGCGCTATCAGCGGATGCTCGTACCGGCCCTCGCCCTGGTCCTCGTGGTGGTGCCCGCGCTCTCGGCGCGGGCGCAGGGTGAGGAAGTCCCGCGCGGCCCCACATTCGCCGCGCGCGCTCTGCAGGCGCTCATCGACGGAATCCAGTTCGGAGTGATCATCGCGATCACATCGGTCGGGCTCTCGCTGATCTTCGGCACCATCCACCTGATCAACTTCGCGCACGGCGAGTTCGTGACGATCGGCGCCACCTTCGCGTTCTTCCTCAACGTCTCCGCGGCCGGTCCGGGCTGGCACCTGATCCCCGCCGCCCTGGCCGCGGTGGTCTTCGGCGCCCTGCTGGGCGGGGCCGTAGATCGCGGCATCTGGCGCCCGCTGCGGGCCCGGGGCACCGGGCTGATCAACATGTTCATCGTCACCATCGGGCTCTCGCTGCTGCTGCGCCACGTCGTCCTCGTGCTGTACGGAACGCGGCCCGCCTCCTACGCGCAGTACGACATCCAGAGCACGATCGACCTGGGGCCGGCCGGCATCACCCCAAGGGACCTCACCGTCACCCTGCTCGCCGTGCTGGTGCTGCTCGGCGTCGCCGCGCTCCTGCAGAAGACGCGGATCGGCACGGCCGTGCGGGCCGTCTCCGCCAACCGTGACCTCGCGGAGGCGTCGGGCATCGACGTGCAGCGGGTGGTGCTGTTCGTGTGGATGCTCGGCGGCGGGCTGGCCGCGCTCGGCGGGGTCTTCTTCGGCCTGGTCGAGATCGTCACCTGGGACATGGGCTTCAAGCTCCTGCTGCTCATGTTCGCGGGGATCATCCTGGGCGGCCTCGGCTCCGCCTACGGTGCGATGGTCGGCAGCCTCGTCATCGGCGTCGTCGCCCAGATGTCCACACTGTGGTTCCCGGTCGACCTGCAGTACGCCTGGGCGCTGCTCGTGCTCATCCTCGTCCTCCTCGTCCGGCCGCAGGGCATCCTCGGCCGGGCCGAACGCGTCGGGTGA
- a CDS encoding MFS transporter has protein sequence MTSPLTSPTSDGRWTPRLWGTLLVLCAAMFLDALDVSMVGVALPSIGADLGLSTSALQWIVSGYILGYGGLLLLGGRAADLLGRRQVFLVALGVFALASLLGGLVDSGPLLIASRFVKGLSAAFTAPAGLSIITTTFPEGPLRNRALAIYTTCGATGYSMGLVFSGLLTQASWRLTMLLPAPIALIALLVGLKLLPRSERERGQGGYDIPGAILGTSSMLLLVFTVVEAPEVGWGSARTILSFAAVAVLLAAFVTVERRSPSPLIRLGVLRSGPQVRAQLGALTFVGSYIGFQFLVTLYMQQLLGWSALHTALAFLPAGALVALSATKVGAVIDRFGTARLMVLGFALMVTGYVLFLRIDLNPVYAVVILPTMLLVGSGFALTFPSLNVQATNGVDEHEQGMVSGLLNTSVQVGGAIFLAVVTAVVTANSPEQGNASPQAVLDSYRPGLVVVTLVALVGLLITLTGLRTRREQPSVVVAKSTPKETERVAVRD, from the coding sequence ATGACCTCTCCGCTCACCTCCCCCACGTCCGACGGACGTTGGACTCCCCGGCTCTGGGGCACCCTGCTGGTGCTCTGCGCCGCGATGTTCCTGGACGCCCTGGACGTGTCCATGGTCGGCGTCGCGCTGCCCTCCATCGGTGCCGACCTCGGCCTGTCGACCTCGGCGCTGCAATGGATCGTCAGCGGCTACATCCTGGGCTACGGCGGACTGCTGCTCCTCGGCGGACGCGCCGCCGACCTGCTGGGCCGGCGCCAGGTCTTCCTGGTGGCGCTGGGCGTCTTCGCGCTGGCCTCACTGCTCGGCGGTCTCGTCGACTCGGGGCCGCTGCTCATCGCCAGCCGCTTCGTCAAGGGCCTGAGCGCGGCCTTCACGGCCCCCGCCGGCCTGTCGATCATCACCACGACGTTCCCCGAAGGCCCGTTGCGCAACCGCGCCCTGGCCATCTACACCACCTGCGGCGCCACCGGCTACTCGATGGGCCTGGTCTTCTCCGGCCTGCTCACTCAGGCCAGTTGGCGGCTCACGATGCTCCTGCCCGCTCCCATCGCGCTGATCGCCCTGCTCGTGGGCCTGAAGCTGCTGCCGCGCAGTGAGCGCGAACGCGGCCAGGGCGGCTACGACATCCCCGGCGCGATCCTCGGCACCTCATCGATGCTGCTGCTCGTCTTCACCGTCGTCGAGGCGCCCGAGGTGGGCTGGGGATCGGCCCGGACCATCCTGTCCTTCGCCGCCGTCGCCGTCCTGCTGGCGGCCTTCGTCACCGTCGAGCGGCGCAGCCCCAGCCCGCTGATCCGGCTCGGCGTGCTGCGCTCGGGGCCGCAAGTACGGGCCCAGCTGGGCGCGTTGACGTTCGTCGGCAGCTACATCGGCTTCCAGTTCCTGGTGACCCTGTACATGCAGCAGTTGCTCGGCTGGTCGGCGCTGCACACGGCCCTGGCCTTCCTGCCGGCGGGCGCGCTGGTGGCGCTGTCCGCGACGAAGGTGGGGGCCGTCATCGACCGGTTCGGCACGGCCCGGCTGATGGTGCTGGGCTTCGCCCTGATGGTGACCGGCTACGTGCTGTTCCTGCGCATCGACCTCAATCCGGTCTACGCGGTGGTGATCCTGCCGACGATGCTGCTGGTCGGCTCCGGCTTCGCGCTGACCTTCCCCTCTCTCAACGTCCAGGCCACCAACGGCGTCGACGAGCACGAGCAGGGCATGGTCTCCGGGCTGCTCAACACCTCGGTCCAGGTGGGCGGCGCGATCTTCCTCGCCGTGGTGACGGCGGTGGTGACCGCGAACTCCCCCGAGCAGGGCAACGCCTCCCCGCAGGCCGTCCTCGACAGCTACCGGCCCGGACTGGTGGTCGTGACGCTCGTCGCCCTCGTCGGCCTGCTGATCACCCTCACGGGCCTGCGCACCCGGCGGGAGCAGCCCTCCGTCGTGGTCGCCAAGTCCACCCCGAAGGAGACGGAGCGCGTCGCCGTACGCGACTAG
- a CDS encoding TetR/AcrR family transcriptional regulator, producing the protein MSTAHGARARARIEVTAAIKDEARRQLAAEGAARLSLRAVARELGMVSSALYRYFPSRDDLLTALIIDAYDSLGEAAEAAHEAAAGSGPLQRWITVCEAVRRWALGHPHEYALIYGSPVPGYTAPDTTVPAAARVGLLFFGIVRDAYRGLGLARPSLPADLRPEAERMAADLAPDLPPETVTALVAAWAQLFGLVGFELFGQFHRVVEDRETFFRHAAGQLAHGVGLVYPQHGPAAEKPAS; encoded by the coding sequence ATGAGCACCGCACACGGCGCCCGTGCCCGGGCCAGGATCGAAGTCACCGCGGCCATCAAGGACGAGGCCCGCAGACAGCTCGCGGCCGAGGGCGCCGCCAGGCTCTCGCTGCGGGCCGTCGCCCGCGAGCTCGGCATGGTCTCCTCCGCGCTGTACCGCTACTTCCCCAGCCGTGACGACCTGCTGACCGCCCTCATCATCGACGCCTACGACTCCCTCGGCGAGGCCGCCGAGGCCGCCCACGAGGCAGCCGCCGGCTCCGGCCCCCTGCAACGCTGGATCACGGTGTGCGAGGCGGTGCGGCGCTGGGCGCTCGGCCATCCGCACGAGTACGCCCTCATCTACGGATCGCCCGTGCCCGGCTACACCGCCCCCGACACCACGGTCCCGGCCGCTGCCCGCGTCGGTCTGCTGTTCTTCGGCATCGTGCGCGACGCCTACCGCGGCCTCGGCCTGGCCAGGCCCTCGCTGCCGGCCGACCTGCGCCCGGAGGCCGAGCGGATGGCCGCCGACCTCGCGCCGGACCTCCCGCCCGAGACGGTGACGGCCCTCGTCGCGGCCTGGGCCCAGTTGTTCGGGCTGGTCGGCTTCGAGCTGTTCGGTCAATTCCACCGGGTGGTGGAGGACCGGGAGACGTTCTTCCGGCACGCTGCGGGGCAACTCGCCCACGGGGTGGGGCTGGTGTATCCGCAGCACGGACCCGCTGCCGAGAAGCCGGCGTCCTGA
- a CDS encoding ABC transporter ATP-binding protein produces MSAEEQAPVLAADDIVAGYVPGVDVLRGCSVEVRPGEVVGVIGPNGAGKSTLIKAVFGLLRVRGGTVRLRGEDVTGRPAHELVRRGVGYVPQLQNVFPTLTVEENLRMGVYLRPKDHTRRVVAVEELFPVLADRRKQKAGAMSGGERQMLAMARALMMEPQLLLLDEPSAGLSPLHQDHVFDRCRMINSAGVAVLMVEQNARRCLQLCDRGYVLDQGRNAYTGTGTALLHDEKVIELYLGTLARVR; encoded by the coding sequence ATGTCCGCCGAGGAGCAGGCACCGGTGCTGGCGGCCGACGACATCGTCGCCGGTTACGTCCCCGGTGTCGATGTGCTGCGCGGATGCAGCGTCGAGGTGCGTCCGGGCGAGGTGGTCGGCGTGATCGGCCCCAACGGTGCCGGCAAGTCGACGCTGATCAAGGCCGTCTTCGGGCTGCTGCGGGTGCGCGGCGGGACCGTGCGGCTGCGCGGAGAGGACGTGACCGGCCGGCCCGCGCACGAGCTGGTCCGGCGGGGCGTGGGCTACGTACCGCAGCTGCAGAACGTGTTTCCCACGCTGACCGTCGAGGAGAACCTGCGGATGGGCGTGTATCTGCGGCCCAAGGACCACACGCGGCGGGTCGTGGCGGTCGAGGAGCTCTTCCCCGTGCTGGCCGACCGCCGCAAGCAGAAGGCCGGCGCGATGTCCGGCGGCGAACGCCAGATGCTCGCGATGGCCCGCGCCCTGATGATGGAGCCGCAGCTGCTGCTGCTCGACGAGCCGTCGGCCGGCCTGTCACCGCTCCATCAGGACCACGTCTTCGACCGGTGCAGAATGATCAACAGCGCGGGCGTCGCCGTGCTCATGGTCGAGCAGAACGCCCGCAGGTGCCTGCAGCTCTGCGACCGCGGTTACGTCCTGGACCAGGGCCGCAACGCGTACACCGGCACGGGTACGGCCCTGCTGCACGACGAGAAGGTGATCGAGCTCTACCTCGGCACGCTCGCCCGCGTCCGTTGA
- a CDS encoding ABC transporter substrate-binding protein produces MKASIRRSAIFASAAALVIAVCGTTGTAQAEPGDGELQFGYVLPETGQLAYLGPPQIESLKFAIEKINDAGGVLGKSVPTVVSSDEAGQEAVAAQSADRVLAAGVDAIIGAAASGMSLSFIDRVTGAGVVQCSGSNTAPTFTDYEDDGFYFRTVPSDALQGPILADVVRDDGHNRVALVARADDYGRGLMESTRESLEERGATVTLAETYDPKATNFDQVAQQIENSRPDAAVVIAFEEGTQILQGMIESGLGPDRIGVYGADGLRSEELPSLVAPGQPERLSGMKGTAPASAENAQYVKDLKEFAPKLKELQFAPQVFDCVTTIALAAEKAESDDPGEYVKEMNGITKDGEKCNSFAACKELLADGRDIDYDGVSGPLNFTDKGEPGQATIEVYGYDDKGALQTLRTETSRAEE; encoded by the coding sequence ATGAAAGCGTCGATACGGCGGTCCGCGATCTTCGCAAGCGCGGCTGCTCTTGTGATAGCCGTCTGTGGCACGACGGGCACTGCCCAGGCCGAGCCGGGCGATGGTGAGCTCCAGTTCGGCTACGTCCTGCCGGAGACGGGACAGCTGGCCTACCTCGGCCCACCCCAGATCGAGTCGTTGAAGTTCGCGATAGAGAAGATCAACGACGCCGGCGGGGTCCTGGGCAAGTCCGTGCCCACTGTGGTCTCCAGTGACGAGGCGGGCCAGGAGGCCGTTGCCGCACAGTCGGCGGACCGGGTCCTCGCGGCAGGCGTGGACGCGATCATCGGCGCCGCGGCTTCCGGCATGTCGCTGTCGTTCATCGACCGGGTGACAGGAGCGGGCGTCGTGCAGTGTTCGGGGTCGAACACCGCTCCTACCTTCACCGACTACGAGGACGACGGCTTCTACTTCCGTACCGTCCCGAGCGACGCCTTGCAGGGACCCATCCTGGCGGATGTCGTCCGCGACGACGGCCACAACCGGGTGGCCCTGGTCGCACGGGCGGACGACTACGGGCGCGGCCTGATGGAGTCCACCCGGGAGTCGCTGGAGGAGCGCGGTGCGACGGTGACGCTGGCCGAGACCTACGACCCGAAGGCGACCAACTTCGACCAGGTCGCCCAGCAGATCGAGAACTCCAGGCCGGACGCCGCCGTGGTGATCGCCTTCGAGGAAGGCACCCAGATCCTGCAGGGCATGATCGAGTCCGGACTCGGGCCCGACCGGATCGGCGTCTACGGCGCCGACGGACTGCGCAGCGAGGAACTGCCCTCGCTGGTCGCCCCGGGCCAGCCCGAGAGGCTCTCCGGGATGAAGGGGACCGCGCCGGCGTCGGCGGAGAACGCACAGTACGTGAAGGACCTCAAGGAATTCGCGCCGAAGCTGAAGGAGCTGCAGTTCGCACCGCAGGTGTTCGACTGCGTGACGACGATCGCGCTCGCCGCCGAGAAGGCGGAGTCCGACGATCCCGGCGAGTACGTGAAGGAGATGAACGGGATCACCAAGGACGGCGAGAAGTGCAACTCGTTCGCCGCCTGCAAGGAGCTGCTCGCCGACGGCAGGGACATCGACTACGACGGTGTGAGCGGTCCGCTCAACTTCACCGACAAGGGCGAACCCGGCCAGGCGACGATCGAGGTGTACGGCTACGACGACAAGGGAGCGTTGCAGACCCTGCGTACCGAGACCAGCAGGGCCGAGGAGTGA
- a CDS encoding ABC transporter ATP-binding protein, giving the protein MAADTHASSTGRLSAIDPEPGVRKPDPLLVLDQVTRTFGGLVAVRVEHLEVQRGAITALIGPNGAGKTTLFNVVSGFDRADDGRWSFDGQPLAGSPAHRVARRGMVRTFQLTRTLARLTVLENMLLAAPGQLGERALPALLRPLWRGQERESERRADELLDRFRLGPLRDDHAGTLSGGQRKLLELARALMVRPVMLLLDEPMAGVNPALTQSLLGHITQLRDEGLTVCFVEHDMDVVMGISDWVAVMADGRLVAEGPPHTIGRNTAVVDAYLGKRHDEPEATEEKGEARGEEKGREE; this is encoded by the coding sequence GTGGCCGCTGACACCCACGCATCCAGCACCGGCCGGCTCTCCGCGATCGATCCCGAGCCGGGGGTGCGCAAGCCCGATCCCCTGCTGGTCCTGGACCAGGTGACCCGTACCTTCGGCGGCCTGGTCGCCGTGCGGGTCGAGCACCTGGAGGTGCAGCGCGGGGCCATCACGGCGCTCATCGGGCCGAACGGAGCCGGCAAGACCACGTTGTTCAACGTGGTGAGCGGCTTCGACCGGGCCGACGACGGCCGGTGGTCGTTCGACGGACAGCCGCTCGCCGGCTCCCCGGCGCACCGGGTGGCGCGGCGCGGCATGGTCCGTACGTTCCAGCTCACCAGGACGCTCGCCCGGCTCACCGTGCTGGAGAACATGCTGCTCGCCGCGCCCGGGCAACTCGGCGAGCGGGCGCTGCCCGCGCTGCTGCGACCCCTGTGGCGCGGGCAGGAGCGGGAGTCCGAGCGCCGGGCCGACGAACTGCTGGACCGGTTCCGGCTCGGGCCCCTGCGCGACGACCATGCCGGCACGCTCTCCGGCGGTCAGCGCAAGCTGCTGGAACTGGCCCGCGCGCTCATGGTCCGGCCGGTCATGCTCCTGCTCGACGAGCCGATGGCCGGGGTGAACCCCGCGCTGACCCAGTCGCTGCTCGGACACATCACGCAGTTGCGGGACGAGGGGCTCACGGTGTGCTTCGTCGAGCACGACATGGACGTGGTGATGGGCATCAGCGACTGGGTGGCCGTCATGGCCGACGGCCGCCTGGTGGCCGAGGGCCCACCGCACACGATCGGCCGGAACACCGCCGTCGTGGACGCCTACCTGGGCAAGCGGCACGACGAGCCGGAGGCGACCGAGGAGAAGGGCGAGGCGAGGGGCGAGGAGAAGGGCAGGGAGGAGTAG
- a CDS encoding DUF6332 family protein yields the protein MTSHGGRRTQAERDAITVEIGYALCSAAFAAAVVFGAVAGPALLFDLPGTPESLLLRTGLLLAPVLFAARVVSVLVRFRSAGQPSQPGRTSPDS from the coding sequence ATGACCAGTCACGGGGGACGGCGCACGCAGGCCGAACGGGACGCGATCACCGTCGAGATCGGGTACGCGCTGTGCAGCGCGGCCTTCGCGGCGGCGGTCGTCTTCGGGGCCGTGGCCGGGCCCGCGCTGCTCTTCGACCTCCCGGGCACGCCGGAGAGTCTGCTGCTGCGCACCGGGCTGCTGCTCGCACCCGTCCTCTTCGCCGCCCGGGTCGTCAGTGTGCTGGTCCGGTTCCGCTCGGCTGGTCAGCCCAGCCAGCCCGGCCGCACCAGCCCCGACTCGTAG
- a CDS encoding response regulator, whose translation MIRVLLADDQSLVRAGFRALLDAQPDIEVAAEAADGEEAVRVIRELRPDVVLMDIRMPVLDGLVATRRVTEDPDLGDVKVVMLTTFELDEYVFEAIRSGASGFLVKDTEPDELLRAVRAVVAGDALLSPGVTRRLIAEFAARSKEPAAADALARLTEREREVMALVGIGLSNEEIARRLVVSPLTAKTHVSRTMVKLGARDRAQLVVLAYESGLVRPGWLG comes from the coding sequence GTGATCCGCGTACTGCTCGCCGACGACCAGTCACTGGTCCGGGCCGGGTTCCGGGCGCTGCTCGACGCGCAGCCCGACATCGAGGTGGCCGCGGAGGCCGCCGACGGGGAGGAGGCGGTGCGCGTGATCCGCGAACTGCGGCCCGACGTCGTCCTGATGGACATCCGCATGCCCGTGCTCGACGGCCTGGTCGCGACCCGCCGGGTCACCGAGGACCCGGACCTCGGGGACGTCAAGGTGGTCATGCTCACCACCTTCGAGCTCGACGAGTACGTCTTCGAGGCGATCCGCTCGGGCGCCTCCGGCTTCCTGGTCAAGGACACCGAGCCGGACGAACTCCTGCGCGCCGTACGGGCGGTGGTCGCGGGCGACGCGCTGCTCTCGCCGGGGGTGACGCGCCGTCTGATCGCCGAGTTCGCGGCCCGCTCCAAGGAACCGGCGGCGGCCGACGCGCTGGCCCGGCTCACGGAGCGGGAGCGGGAGGTGATGGCCCTGGTCGGCATCGGCCTGTCCAACGAGGAGATCGCCCGCCGCCTGGTCGTCAGCCCGCTCACCGCGAAGACCCACGTCAGCCGCACGATGGTGAAGCTGGGCGCCCGCGACCGGGCCCAACTGGTCGTCCTCGCCTACGAGTCGGGGCTGGTGCGGCCGGGCTGGCTGGGCTGA
- a CDS encoding sensor histidine kinase: MDEQRVRGGPPQWWRHGPVWWDRVGEGERAPRWPWRSTVVVTGFVLVGSNFAAHGQEGERAALDPFARVLLLVAGALLLWRKRYPVAVVFGTAGAVMLYLGAGYPYGPVLLTVALACFSAIVAGHRWAAWAAMGTLWAGHVLVAHWLYQWLPPSGDSAASWGEELVVATWVVAIAAVSELFRIRRVQWVRERAERAEAARRRADEERLRIARELHDVLAHSISVINVQAGVGLALLDSDPEQARTALTTIKAQSKEALGEVRQVLDTLRAPGDAPRAPAPGLDRLPELVEQAASAGLTVDVESEPPRLAPGTDLAAFRIVQEALTNVVRHSGSRHARVHLAHDSDVLRLRVDDDGPATGADAGGSGNGLAGMRERAAALGGTIEAGPRPDGGFRVLAVLPLTASAEVEEDR; encoded by the coding sequence ATGGACGAGCAGCGTGTGCGGGGCGGGCCGCCGCAGTGGTGGCGGCACGGGCCCGTGTGGTGGGACCGTGTGGGGGAGGGGGAGCGCGCGCCCCGGTGGCCCTGGCGGTCCACCGTCGTCGTCACGGGCTTCGTCCTGGTCGGCTCGAACTTCGCCGCTCACGGCCAGGAGGGCGAGCGCGCGGCCCTGGACCCCTTCGCACGGGTGCTCCTGCTGGTGGCAGGGGCGCTGCTGCTGTGGCGCAAGCGGTACCCGGTGGCCGTGGTCTTCGGCACGGCGGGTGCCGTCATGCTCTACCTGGGGGCCGGGTATCCGTACGGCCCGGTGCTCCTCACCGTCGCCCTGGCGTGCTTCAGCGCGATCGTCGCCGGGCATCGCTGGGCGGCGTGGGCGGCGATGGGAACGCTCTGGGCGGGGCACGTCCTGGTGGCGCACTGGCTCTACCAGTGGCTGCCGCCGTCGGGGGACTCCGCCGCCTCCTGGGGCGAGGAACTGGTGGTCGCCACCTGGGTCGTGGCGATCGCGGCGGTGTCGGAACTGTTCCGGATCCGCCGCGTGCAATGGGTCCGCGAGCGGGCCGAGCGTGCCGAGGCCGCGCGGCGACGGGCCGACGAGGAGCGGCTGCGGATCGCCCGGGAACTGCACGACGTCCTGGCCCACAGCATCTCCGTCATCAACGTGCAGGCGGGTGTCGGCCTCGCGCTCCTCGACTCCGATCCCGAGCAGGCCCGTACGGCGCTCACCACCATCAAGGCCCAGAGCAAGGAGGCGCTCGGCGAGGTGCGCCAGGTGCTCGACACGCTGCGGGCGCCCGGTGACGCGCCGCGCGCCCCCGCGCCCGGGCTGGACCGGCTGCCCGAGCTGGTGGAGCAGGCGGCGAGCGCGGGCCTGACCGTCGACGTCGAGAGCGAGCCGCCGCGCCTCGCGCCCGGCACGGACCTCGCCGCCTTCCGCATCGTCCAGGAGGCCCTGACCAACGTCGTACGCCACTCGGGTTCGCGGCACGCGCGCGTGCACCTCGCGCACGACTCGGACGTGCTGCGGCTGCGTGTCGACGACGACGGGCCCGCGACCGGCGCCGACGCCGGTGGCAGCGGCAACGGGCTGGCGGGGATGCGGGAGCGGGCCGCCGCGCTGGGTGGCACCATCGAGGCGGGGCCCCGTCCGGACGGCGGTTTCCGGGTGCTCGCCGTACTGCCGCTGACGGCTTCCGCCGAGGTCGAGGAGGACCGGTGA
- a CDS encoding class I SAM-dependent methyltransferase, which translates to MGDSGDLASAYNDDSVLFRVLRHLGWDSLANIGYFTLPTLPVAALAGPVPFQRRLARRSLGLLDARPGQLVLDAGCGRGDTTARLGAAGCRALGVDIQPAQIDQARRRFGGCSGTRFAVADATALPQRAAGIPLADGSFDRVHCLEAAFHFGHEGRRSFLSESFRLLRPGGRLVLVDVTSRTDQPIAALDPNGLVRGTWRFDDIEPYERYPLMASAAGFTTRRILDWTTPVLHRAAQLCALFVGTASTRAGRQALCVRWPGLRTLDAQDWDEVITVVRAHRAIGRVTRYTAYVLDKPADGVAARAAGRLPSGRPAV; encoded by the coding sequence ATGGGTGACAGCGGAGACCTCGCGAGTGCCTACAACGACGACAGTGTGCTCTTCCGGGTACTGCGGCACCTCGGCTGGGACAGCCTGGCCAACATCGGCTACTTCACGCTGCCCACCCTGCCGGTCGCGGCCCTGGCCGGGCCGGTGCCCTTTCAGCGCCGTCTGGCTCGCCGGTCGCTGGGGTTGCTGGACGCCCGGCCCGGACAGCTCGTCCTGGATGCCGGATGCGGTCGCGGCGACACCACCGCGCGGTTGGGCGCCGCGGGATGCCGGGCGCTGGGGGTGGACATCCAGCCCGCGCAGATCGACCAGGCGCGTCGCCGCTTCGGCGGCTGTTCCGGCACGCGTTTCGCCGTCGCCGACGCCACGGCTCTGCCGCAGCGGGCAGCGGGGATCCCGCTGGCGGATGGTTCGTTCGATCGAGTGCACTGCCTGGAGGCCGCCTTCCACTTCGGCCATGAGGGCCGCAGGTCGTTCCTGAGCGAAAGCTTCCGACTGCTGCGCCCAGGAGGCCGGCTCGTCCTCGTGGATGTCACTTCCCGCACGGATCAGCCGATCGCGGCCCTCGACCCGAACGGCCTCGTGCGCGGGACCTGGCGCTTCGACGACATCGAACCGTACGAGCGGTACCCGCTGATGGCTTCCGCCGCCGGCTTCACCACACGCCGGATCCTCGACTGGACGACTCCCGTACTCCACAGGGCAGCCCAGCTCTGTGCCCTGTTCGTCGGCACCGCGTCCACCCGGGCCGGCCGACAGGCCCTGTGCGTGCGGTGGCCCGGCCTGAGAACACTCGACGCACAGGACTGGGACGAGGTCATCACGGTCGTCCGGGCTCACCGGGCCATCGGGCGCGTCACTCGCTACACGGCGTACGTCCTCGACAAACCCGCAGACGGCGTCGCAGCGCGCGCGGCGGGACGCTTGCCCAGCGGGCGCCCTGCTGTTTGA